In one Oscillatoria sp. FACHB-1406 genomic region, the following are encoded:
- a CDS encoding CHAD domain-containing protein: MKPPKADEVRTFSDWAEVAIAKHSHKILKHETAVLKDKDPEELHQMRVGMRRLRSAIAGFAPAIALPAAASAKKVGKVAKILGKLRDLDVLTEALETQYKPALPSNEQKQLNRALKRLEKRRKEVFERVRDTLDGKTYTALKKALTQWLERPQHNAIGSVPIEIVLPDLLLPQVSKLLLHPGWFVSTKIEGETLTITHQNDSKAVESILNQHEVTLHDLRKEAKRSRYQLELFESFYDESYQDFLKEIKAIQEILGEIQDSFVLEDFLDSSLEENIKESMPILAQQLRESRARQWQAWQNLQKTFLDRKNREHFRLIVMGKEVSLFEIEPG; this comes from the coding sequence ATGAAACCTCCAAAGGCTGACGAAGTGAGAACGTTTTCCGATTGGGCGGAAGTGGCGATCGCGAAACACTCCCACAAAATCCTCAAGCATGAAACTGCTGTCCTTAAAGATAAGGATCCCGAAGAATTGCACCAAATGCGAGTGGGGATGCGCCGGTTGCGCAGCGCGATCGCCGGATTTGCGCCCGCGATCGCGCTTCCGGCTGCCGCCAGCGCCAAGAAAGTGGGGAAAGTCGCCAAAATTCTCGGCAAACTTCGGGATCTCGACGTTCTCACAGAAGCCCTAGAAACGCAATATAAGCCCGCTTTACCCAGCAACGAACAAAAACAACTCAACCGTGCCTTAAAACGCCTAGAAAAGCGCAGGAAAGAGGTCTTTGAGCGCGTTCGAGATACCCTCGATGGCAAAACTTACACCGCCCTAAAAAAAGCTCTGACACAATGGCTGGAACGTCCCCAACATAACGCGATCGGCAGCGTTCCCATTGAAATCGTTCTCCCCGATCTCTTACTTCCCCAAGTTAGCAAACTACTACTGCATCCCGGATGGTTTGTCAGTACAAAAATTGAAGGCGAAACGCTAACGATAACGCATCAAAATGATTCTAAAGCCGTTGAGTCTATTCTCAACCAGCACGAAGTCACATTGCACGACCTACGAAAAGAAGCTAAGCGATCGCGCTATCAACTCGAACTCTTCGAGTCCTTTTATGACGAAAGTTACCAAGATTTTCTAAAAGAGATTAAAGCCATTCAAGAAATTCTCGGAGAGATTCAAGACAGTTTTGTTCTTGAAGACTTTCTCGATAGCAGTTTAGAGGAAAACATCAAAGAATCTATGCCTATTTTAGCCCAGCAACTGCGAGAAAGCCGCGCTCGACAGTGGCAAGCTTGGCAAAATCTACAAAAAACTTTTCTCGATCGCAAAAATCGCGAACACTTCCGCCTAATCGTCATGGGTAAGGAGGTATCGCTGTTTGAGATTGAGCCAGGGTAG
- a CDS encoding aspartate carbamoyltransferase catalytic subunit: MTETTVWKRPHILALADFSPAEYDAVLQTTASFREVLSRRTKRVPALQGQVVAILFFEPSTRTRSSFELAAKRLSADTLNFAPGTSSLTKGETILDTAKTYLAMGADIVVVRHQAAGVPATIARALTKLNPKVSILNAGDGQHEHPSQGLLDLFTLCSLLDWESPRLEVLKGKKIAIVGDILHSRVARSNLWSLTAAGAEVHLAAPPTLLPTLFAETFKEARPGKVVLHHELAPALEDADFVMALRLQQERMTQNLLPSLREYHQRYGITRDRLKLCQPEVKVLHPGPVNRGVEISSDLMDDPRLSLIAQQVTNGVAVRMALLYLLGNRNNE, encoded by the coding sequence ATGACAGAAACAACCGTTTGGAAACGTCCCCATATTTTGGCTTTAGCCGATTTTTCCCCAGCGGAGTACGACGCAGTATTGCAGACGACGGCAAGTTTTCGAGAGGTGCTATCGCGTCGCACCAAGCGAGTCCCCGCGCTGCAAGGACAAGTCGTGGCAATTTTATTTTTTGAACCTTCGACGCGCACGCGCAGTAGTTTTGAGTTGGCTGCGAAGCGCCTTTCTGCCGATACCCTCAATTTTGCACCGGGAACTTCTTCGCTGACGAAGGGCGAGACAATTTTGGATACGGCGAAAACTTATCTGGCGATGGGGGCGGATATCGTCGTTGTCCGCCATCAAGCGGCGGGCGTTCCCGCGACTATCGCCCGGGCGCTAACAAAATTAAACCCAAAAGTAAGCATCCTCAATGCAGGAGACGGACAGCACGAACATCCTTCGCAAGGGTTGTTAGATCTGTTTACACTCTGTTCGCTTTTAGATTGGGAATCGCCGCGCCTGGAGGTGTTGAAGGGCAAAAAGATTGCGATTGTTGGCGATATTTTGCATTCGCGAGTAGCGCGTTCTAATCTTTGGAGTTTGACGGCGGCAGGGGCAGAAGTTCATTTAGCCGCACCGCCAACGCTTTTACCAACGCTGTTTGCGGAAACGTTTAAGGAAGCGCGCCCGGGCAAGGTAGTTTTGCACCACGAACTCGCCCCCGCGTTGGAGGATGCCGATTTTGTGATGGCGTTGCGCTTGCAACAAGAACGGATGACGCAGAATTTGTTGCCGAGTTTGCGGGAGTATCACCAACGATATGGGATTACGCGCGATCGCCTCAAACTGTGTCAGCCAGAGGTGAAAGTGTTGCATCCCGGGCCGGTGAATCGTGGCGTGGAAATTAGTTCCGATTTGATGGACGATCCGCGTTTGAGTTTAATCGCCCAGCAAGTTACCAATGGTGTAGCCGTGCGTATGGCATTGTTATATTTACTGGGCAATCGCAATAATGAATAA
- the crtD gene encoding C-3',4' desaturase CrtD — MKRDKSRRVIVIGAGIGGLTAGSLLARRGYRVQIFDRALVPGGCASTFARRGFTFDVGATQVAGLEPGGIHRRIFEELGVELPAATPCDPACAVFLPGEREPINIWRDPQKWQAERQRQFPGSEPFWQLTNALFNASWNFQQRDPVLPPRNLWDLGQLLGALRLDTAITFPFTFLTVGDALRACGLGGDKRLRTFLDMQLKLYSQVNAEETALLYAATALGVSQEPQGLYHLQGSMQVLSDRLVEGLTRHGGELFMRQNVERIEVGVNNILSVTVRDLKTGNCCTEVADEIVANVTVQNLVKMLEIKGEETQKSLDFPAFIADNPLFPLGMEGYQRRIEKLPAPSGAFVVYLGVDRAAIPDNCPPHLQFLYDWDGEIGENNSLFVSVSKPGDGRAPEGKATIIASSFVDVRPWWQGNEEEYQQRKQRYTDDAIARLAQYFRLAPEYLHHIEAATPRSFERFTGRELGYVGGVGQRIATFGPFGFATRSPLPHLWLVGDSTHPGEGTAGVSYSALTAVRQIEASEV; from the coding sequence ATGAAAAGAGACAAATCGCGCCGCGTTATCGTCATTGGTGCGGGAATCGGCGGTTTAACCGCAGGATCGTTGCTGGCGCGGCGGGGCTACCGAGTCCAAATCTTCGATCGCGCCCTCGTTCCCGGCGGCTGCGCCTCCACCTTCGCACGGCGCGGATTTACCTTCGATGTCGGCGCGACGCAAGTTGCTGGCTTAGAACCGGGCGGCATCCACCGCCGCATCTTTGAGGAATTGGGCGTAGAACTGCCCGCCGCAACGCCCTGCGATCCCGCCTGTGCTGTGTTTTTACCCGGAGAACGGGAACCCATTAACATTTGGCGAGATCCCCAAAAATGGCAAGCCGAACGCCAGCGCCAATTCCCGGGCAGCGAACCCTTTTGGCAGTTAACGAATGCCCTCTTCAACGCCAGTTGGAATTTTCAACAGCGCGATCCCGTCTTACCGCCGCGCAATCTTTGGGATCTCGGGCAACTCCTCGGCGCGCTGCGCTTGGATACCGCGATTACCTTTCCCTTTACCTTCCTCACTGTTGGCGATGCGTTGCGTGCTTGCGGTTTGGGGGGGGATAAACGCTTGCGGACGTTCCTCGATATGCAGCTTAAACTCTACTCCCAAGTCAATGCGGAGGAAACGGCTTTATTGTATGCGGCGACTGCGTTGGGCGTATCCCAAGAACCCCAGGGATTGTATCACTTGCAGGGGAGTATGCAGGTTTTGAGCGATCGCTTAGTGGAAGGATTAACCCGACACGGCGGCGAGCTTTTTATGCGTCAAAATGTCGAACGGATTGAAGTCGGGGTAAATAATATCCTCAGCGTTACGGTGCGCGACTTAAAAACGGGAAATTGTTGCACGGAAGTTGCCGATGAAATCGTTGCGAACGTCACCGTCCAGAATTTAGTCAAAATGTTAGAGATTAAGGGCGAAGAAACCCAAAAAAGTCTCGATTTTCCTGCCTTTATTGCCGATAATCCCCTCTTTCCCCTCGGAATGGAAGGCTATCAGCGCCGCATCGAAAAATTACCCGCACCATCGGGGGCATTTGTCGTCTATTTAGGAGTCGATCGCGCCGCCATTCCCGACAACTGCCCGCCCCACCTACAATTCCTCTACGATTGGGATGGCGAAATCGGCGAGAATAACTCCCTGTTTGTGTCCGTTAGCAAGCCAGGAGACGGGCGCGCGCCGGAAGGAAAAGCTACAATTATCGCTTCTTCCTTTGTAGACGTGCGTCCTTGGTGGCAGGGAAACGAGGAGGAGTACCAGCAGCGCAAACAGCGTTACACCGATGACGCGATCGCGCGGTTGGCGCAATACTTTCGCCTCGCCCCGGAATACCTCCACCACATCGAAGCCGCCACCCCGCGAAGCTTCGAGCGTTTCACGGGGCGCGAACTCGGCTATGTCGGCGGAGTCGGACAGCGGATTGCCACGTTTGGACCGTTTGGTTTTGCCACGCGATCGCCGCTTCCTCATCTCTGGCTAGTTGGCGACTCCACCCATCCCGGTGAAGGAACGGCTGGAGTCAGTTATTCTGCCTTAACTGCCGTGCGACAAATCGAAGCTAGCGAAGTCTAA
- a CDS encoding Crp/Fnr family transcriptional regulator codes for MNLTQPLPDVYLQSLHLPVNAYCLRFAPDDMFLTPQTLPEFSTDDSQNGQRLHFYPKGEMIPLMTQGVWQVYRGLVQLSTTHSSGEEVLLGWAQPATFFGHWLTYLEVYEARALSDVYLRWYFSSEVENSARLCHLMFVNLSRRLKQTEAMLSIAGQRRVEDRLNQLLLLLQSELGEASAAGTRIGVRLTHQNLANAIGTTRVTITRLLGKLQRENYIFIDDDRHIVINDSKFRDRALAMDNG; via the coding sequence TTGAATTTAACCCAACCATTACCAGACGTTTACCTTCAGTCCTTACACTTACCAGTAAACGCCTATTGCTTGCGCTTTGCGCCTGACGATATGTTCCTAACTCCTCAAACATTACCGGAATTCTCCACCGACGACAGCCAAAACGGACAGCGACTGCACTTTTATCCAAAAGGCGAAATGATTCCGCTGATGACTCAAGGCGTGTGGCAAGTCTATCGAGGCTTGGTGCAGCTTAGCACCACCCATTCGAGCGGCGAAGAAGTTTTGTTAGGCTGGGCGCAACCCGCAACATTTTTCGGGCATTGGCTGACGTATTTAGAAGTCTACGAAGCCCGCGCTTTATCAGATGTGTATTTACGTTGGTATTTTTCGAGCGAGGTCGAAAATTCCGCCCGTTTGTGTCATTTAATGTTTGTGAATTTGAGTCGCCGACTCAAACAAACAGAGGCGATGCTTTCTATTGCCGGACAGCGACGAGTTGAAGATCGCCTCAACCAACTTTTATTATTGCTACAATCCGAACTCGGAGAAGCAAGTGCAGCAGGAACGCGCATTGGAGTTCGCTTAACCCATCAAAACTTAGCGAATGCAATCGGGACAACGCGCGTCACTATAACGCGATTGCTCGGAAAATTACAGCGGGAAAATTATATCTTTATCGATGACGATCGCCATATCGTCATTAACGACTCGAAATTTCGCGATCGCGCCCTAGCAATGGATAATGGATAA
- a CDS encoding sporulation/spore germination protein — MQRTKKRFTSLIAGVLLVSASGCAISSQFFRLQSFLSLSPSETAIAQATSTSLAPTATLQASDSNPVPVPSSSSETTAPETIAVNLYYPDSNCETLVPESINVPEDNSLAAAVGRTIEKAASGDFDLAGYRVSVKDGVAAIDLRLSPNSPRHFLSMSGCEQFALFGSLRKTILENPEWNVKEVRFTEDGQELLF, encoded by the coding sequence ATGCAGCGTACCAAAAAACGTTTCACTTCACTCATTGCTGGTGTATTGTTGGTCAGTGCCAGCGGTTGTGCGATTTCTTCTCAATTTTTCCGCCTTCAATCGTTTTTGTCGCTGTCCCCGAGCGAAACGGCGATCGCGCAAGCAACTTCGACATCTTTAGCGCCGACGGCGACGCTGCAAGCGAGCGATAGTAACCCTGTACCCGTTCCGTCGAGTTCGTCTGAAACGACTGCCCCGGAAACGATCGCGGTTAACCTCTATTATCCGGATAGTAATTGCGAAACCCTCGTTCCCGAATCGATTAACGTTCCCGAAGATAATTCGCTGGCGGCGGCAGTAGGACGCACGATTGAGAAGGCGGCGAGTGGCGATTTCGATTTAGCTGGATACCGAGTCAGCGTTAAGGACGGTGTAGCGGCGATCGATTTGCGTCTGTCTCCTAACAGTCCGCGTCATTTTCTCTCAATGTCGGGTTGCGAACAATTTGCGCTGTTTGGTAGTTTGCGCAAAACGATTCTGGAGAATCCCGAGTGGAATGTGAAAGAGGTTCGGTTTACTGAAGATGGGCAGGAGCTTCTATTTTAA
- a CDS encoding diguanylate cyclase: protein MRLPLEQWIEYLAETEEQMRQFVEQLDAVLWIADPATQENFYRSTGLQGLMEVEEGAAISADDWLAVVHPEDRDRVRKARMHETRRVPLPLEYRLLTKTGEVRWVRDRSFELVGRSDGRNRWILIAQEVTADKQTQLELERRNCELEERLASVEIDLQQTRARLQSIEQMMLDPPAQKQIENLVHHLLMSIESVNEGITVSDFEGNFAIYNSKMVEITGYSGEEANNATNFLELLYPDPKERQRAIGGIETVSYGGRCRDIETTIRAKDGTNKTLLVSSSAIDYLGKKWLLSAYRDISDRKRAEQALKLLAEREGSLRTIAYRLKQTHKIAELLNITVEGARNFLRADRALIYRFEPNGSGNVIVESSAGGLPSVQSWHWFDERQNNLQYFDAWDFGKLDGVASSVLESLHILSQLVVPIPSEPRAEERALWGILVVHQCSHSREWQPLELRFLSQLAAQLGAAIDQAERYNQLQAANQLLEIQVAIDSLTQVANRRKFDEYLLQEWKRLARQQQPLSLMICDVDFFKAYNDTYGHLQGDRCLQQVARCLHENVRRSTDLVARYGGEEFAIVLPNTPLLGALYLSGTINEQIRLLNLPHSASLASDRITLSLGVATTIPDPTLEPEILIAAADRALYRAKTLGRDRAVSEDVNSGG, encoded by the coding sequence TTGAGGCTACCCCTAGAGCAATGGATTGAATATTTAGCTGAAACTGAGGAGCAAATGCGTCAGTTTGTCGAGCAGCTAGATGCTGTTTTATGGATTGCCGATCCGGCAACTCAAGAAAATTTTTACCGAAGCACTGGGTTGCAAGGATTGATGGAAGTTGAAGAGGGCGCGGCAATTTCGGCGGATGATTGGTTAGCGGTCGTTCATCCGGAAGATCGCGATCGCGTGCGGAAAGCGAGGATGCACGAAACCAGGCGGGTTCCGTTGCCCTTAGAATACCGTCTATTGACCAAAACTGGGGAGGTTCGCTGGGTGCGCGATCGCTCCTTCGAGCTAGTCGGTCGCTCGGACGGGCGCAATCGCTGGATATTAATAGCACAAGAAGTGACCGCCGACAAACAAACTCAACTCGAACTAGAGCGGCGTAACTGCGAGTTAGAAGAGCGCCTCGCGAGTGTCGAAATCGATTTGCAACAGACCCGCGCGCGACTGCAAAGTATCGAACAAATGATGTTAGATCCACCGGCTCAAAAGCAAATCGAGAACTTAGTCCACCACTTGTTAATGTCGATCGAAAGCGTTAACGAAGGGATTACTGTCAGCGACTTTGAAGGCAATTTTGCGATTTACAATAGCAAAATGGTTGAAATTACTGGCTATAGCGGCGAAGAAGCGAATAACGCTACAAATTTCTTAGAACTGCTCTATCCGGATCCCAAAGAGCGCCAGCGCGCGATCGGGGGGATTGAAACCGTGTCTTACGGCGGTCGCTGCCGGGATATCGAAACGACCATCCGGGCGAAAGATGGGACGAACAAAACCCTCTTGGTGTCCAGTTCCGCTATTGACTATCTCGGTAAAAAATGGCTTTTAAGTGCTTATCGAGATATTAGCGATCGCAAACGCGCCGAACAAGCCCTCAAACTGTTGGCGGAACGGGAAGGAAGTTTGCGAACGATTGCTTACCGCCTCAAGCAAACGCATAAAATTGCCGAACTGCTAAATATTACGGTGGAAGGTGCGCGCAACTTTTTGCGAGCCGATCGCGCTTTAATTTATCGCTTCGAGCCAAACGGTAGCGGGAACGTCATCGTCGAGTCATCGGCGGGGGGTTTGCCGTCGGTGCAGTCGTGGCACTGGTTCGACGAGCGCCAAAACAACCTTCAATACTTTGATGCTTGGGACTTTGGGAAGCTCGATGGTGTTGCCTCCTCGGTTCTCGAATCCCTGCATATTCTCTCTCAGCTTGTTGTCCCCATACCGAGCGAACCCCGCGCGGAGGAACGCGCGCTCTGGGGGATTCTTGTCGTCCATCAATGCAGCCACTCTCGGGAATGGCAGCCGCTAGAACTGAGGTTCCTCTCGCAGTTAGCCGCTCAACTCGGTGCTGCTATCGACCAAGCAGAACGCTACAATCAACTCCAAGCCGCGAATCAGCTTCTGGAAATTCAAGTCGCTATTGATAGCTTGACTCAAGTTGCCAACCGCCGCAAATTTGATGAGTATCTCCTCCAAGAGTGGAAGCGCCTCGCCCGACAACAGCAACCGCTTTCCTTAATGATCTGCGATGTGGACTTTTTTAAAGCTTACAACGACACCTACGGGCATCTTCAGGGCGATCGCTGCCTGCAACAGGTTGCTCGCTGCCTGCACGAGAATGTCAGACGTTCCACCGATCTCGTTGCTCGCTACGGCGGCGAGGAATTCGCGATCGTCTTACCCAATACTCCTCTGTTAGGAGCATTGTATTTATCGGGTACGATTAACGAGCAAATCCGCTTGTTAAATCTGCCTCACTCTGCGTCGTTGGCGAGCGATCGGATCACGCTCAGTCTGGGGGTAGCAACGACGATCCCCGACCCGACTTTAGAACCGGAAATCCTGATTGCTGCGGCAGATCGCGCTCTTTACCGCGCTAAAACCCTAGGTCGCGATCGCGCCGTTTCTGAGGACGTTAATAGTGGCGGTTGA
- a CDS encoding transporter substrate-binding protein, with product MSSVRKPTSNARIRVGILHSQSGTMALSERPLIDAVLMAIAEINETGGVLNCEIEPVILNGASAPDEFAEQARRAIQQLGVMTIFGCWTSRSRKAVKPIIEELNALLWYPLQYEGLESSPHIFYTGSCPNQQIEPAIAWLLQNRGKRFYLLGSNYVFPRTAHQLIRSRVQQQGGAIIGEEFWALGTKNFAATIANIQALRPDVIFNTLNGDSNPAFYQQYRDAGITADEIPILATSVSEIELQKIGSAANGHYACWNYFQSLATPENQAFIRNFRARYGSDRVTSDPIASSYSQVYLWKQAVEAAGSFEVEEIATAAIGQQFASPGGQIAIAPNHHVCKPYYIGRAGADGQFEIVSRSLARVEPLPWLGVEQLDFENAQTVIDLLAAASEGFEQISLNEQKSRELETINQQLQQEVNQHQLTELALAESQSILSTLMNNLPGMVYHCLNDENWTMLFVSDGCKELTGYSADNFTIHHNISYEQLIRPQDREIVRTAVKIAIDSRTSFQITYGITSATGEFKWVWEQGRGVFDSIGQLLYLEGFIADITVRVRAQDALIKSEERWQLALRGNNDGIFDLNYQTGEVFYSSRWKEMLGYENDELSNCSEEWDSRIHPDDYDRIIAAKRAHLAKETPYFCEEYRLRCKDGSYKWVLGRGQALWDKEGQPARMVGSHTDITARKQTEEALRQSEERWELALRGTGDGIFDWNIVTGEAFASARLWEMLGYGDGELEASLTLWRELVHPDDYQHSLAAINKHFEGRTSQYVVEHRLRCKDSTYKWILARGQAQWDEAGMPLRMVGSYQDISDRKAAEEEIQLLLDLSQAVSAAADFETALGIAVEQLCETTGWIYAEAWVPTEDNSVLACSPQWYAREIGSETATVEAISQFRTYSEALTFLPDEDIPGAVWSTQKPLWMTDWTQIRDVLLRQELALECGFKVAFGVPILANPRWNLSKNVPSLGERENESSSDLLAVLVFFTLDYRLEDKSLRDLVKAAAAQLGTILQQKKAQAEMEALFAAMTDVVTVRDVSGLCLNAMPTKAEKAYRQPHAFVGRTLHEEFPQEQADLILNAIQQAVSTQKAITIEYSVPLSTRAVWFADTISPLSEESAILVTRDISDRKIAEESLRYEQQKSEQLLLNILPESIAHQLKHNPGAIAKHFDEVSILFADIVGFTPLSSQLSPIELVNLLNDIFSNFDILAERFGLEKIKTIGDAYMVAAGLPIPRPDHAEAIADMALAMQDAILACPNPLARKIEIRIGINSGAAVAGVIGTKKFIYDLWGDAVNIASRMESCGKPGRIQITAATYDRIKHKFKLEKRGSIYVKGKGEMITYWLLNN from the coding sequence ATGTCATCGGTTCGCAAACCTACTTCAAACGCCAGAATCCGAGTTGGTATCTTACATTCCCAAAGCGGTACGATGGCGTTAAGCGAGCGACCCTTAATTGATGCCGTTTTAATGGCGATCGCGGAAATCAACGAAACTGGAGGGGTTCTCAACTGCGAGATCGAACCCGTCATTCTCAATGGTGCTTCTGCTCCGGACGAGTTTGCCGAGCAAGCGCGCCGAGCGATTCAGCAGTTGGGGGTAATGACAATCTTCGGTTGCTGGACTTCGCGCTCCCGGAAAGCGGTCAAACCGATTATAGAAGAATTAAACGCCCTGCTGTGGTATCCCTTACAGTACGAAGGCTTAGAAAGTTCGCCCCATATATTCTATACAGGCTCCTGTCCCAACCAACAGATCGAACCCGCGATCGCCTGGTTGCTGCAAAACCGAGGAAAGCGATTTTACCTGCTCGGTTCCAATTATGTATTTCCTCGTACCGCCCACCAACTCATCCGCTCCCGAGTCCAGCAGCAGGGTGGAGCAATTATCGGGGAAGAATTTTGGGCATTAGGAACAAAAAATTTCGCAGCGACTATTGCTAATATTCAAGCACTGCGGCCCGATGTTATCTTTAACACTCTCAACGGCGATAGCAACCCCGCTTTTTATCAGCAGTACCGCGATGCCGGAATAACTGCCGACGAAATTCCGATATTAGCAACCAGCGTTTCGGAGATAGAATTACAAAAGATAGGCTCGGCAGCGAACGGTCACTACGCCTGTTGGAACTACTTTCAAAGTCTCGCTACGCCAGAGAATCAAGCTTTCATTCGCAATTTTCGCGCTCGGTACGGCAGCGATCGCGTTACCTCCGATCCCATTGCCTCCTCCTACAGCCAGGTTTACCTCTGGAAACAAGCCGTCGAAGCGGCAGGTTCCTTTGAAGTCGAGGAGATTGCAACCGCCGCCATCGGTCAGCAGTTCGCCTCTCCCGGCGGTCAAATCGCGATCGCACCCAACCATCACGTTTGCAAGCCCTACTATATTGGCAGGGCAGGAGCCGACGGTCAATTTGAAATTGTCAGCCGCAGTTTAGCTCGCGTCGAACCCCTCCCCTGGCTAGGAGTCGAACAACTCGACTTTGAGAATGCCCAAACCGTTATTGACTTACTCGCCGCTGCGAGCGAAGGCTTCGAGCAAATCTCGCTCAACGAGCAAAAATCCCGGGAACTCGAAACCATCAACCAACAGTTGCAGCAAGAAGTCAATCAGCACCAGTTAACCGAACTTGCTTTAGCGGAGAGTCAATCCATTCTTTCAACGCTGATGAACAATCTCCCGGGCATGGTTTACCACTGCCTCAACGATGAGAATTGGACAATGTTGTTTGTCAGCGACGGCTGCAAAGAGCTAACCGGCTATTCAGCAGACAATTTTACAATCCACCACAATATCTCCTACGAGCAACTCATCCGCCCGCAAGACCGAGAGATAGTGCGGACAGCCGTCAAAATCGCGATCGATTCTCGTACCTCCTTTCAAATCACTTACGGGATTACGAGCGCTACTGGGGAATTCAAATGGGTATGGGAACAGGGACGGGGCGTTTTTGACTCCATCGGACAGCTTTTATATCTAGAAGGGTTCATCGCTGATATCACCGTGCGCGTCCGCGCCCAAGACGCGCTGATTAAAAGCGAGGAACGCTGGCAGCTAGCCCTGCGCGGCAATAACGACGGTATCTTCGACCTCAACTACCAAACCGGAGAGGTTTTCTACTCCTCCCGTTGGAAAGAAATGTTGGGCTATGAGAATGACGAGCTTTCTAACTGCTCTGAAGAATGGGACAGTCGCATTCACCCCGACGATTACGATCGCATTATCGCTGCCAAGCGCGCCCATTTAGCCAAAGAAACCCCCTATTTTTGCGAAGAATACCGCTTGCGCTGCAAGGATGGCAGCTACAAATGGGTTCTCGGTCGCGGACAAGCCTTATGGGACAAAGAAGGTCAGCCAGCGCGCATGGTCGGTTCCCATACCGATATCACCGCGCGCAAACAGACAGAAGAGGCCCTGCGCCAAAGCGAAGAACGCTGGGAACTAGCACTACGCGGGACGGGGGACGGTATCTTTGACTGGAATATCGTGACGGGGGAAGCCTTTGCATCCGCGCGTCTTTGGGAAATGTTGGGCTATGGCGATGGGGAACTCGAAGCGAGTCTGACGCTGTGGCGCGAGTTAGTTCACCCCGACGACTATCAACACTCCCTCGCGGCGATTAACAAGCATTTTGAAGGTCGAACCTCTCAGTATGTGGTGGAACATCGCCTGCGCTGCAAGGATAGCACTTATAAATGGATTTTGGCTCGGGGGCAGGCGCAATGGGATGAAGCCGGAATGCCATTGCGAATGGTGGGGTCTTATCAGGATATCAGCGATCGCAAGGCTGCCGAAGAAGAAATTCAATTATTGCTCGATCTCAGTCAAGCGGTAAGCGCCGCAGCCGATTTTGAAACGGCTCTTGGGATTGCTGTGGAACAGTTATGCGAGACAACGGGTTGGATTTATGCCGAAGCTTGGGTACCGACGGAGGATAATTCGGTTTTAGCGTGCAGTCCCCAATGGTACGCTCGAGAGATTGGGAGCGAGACTGCAACGGTGGAAGCAATCTCGCAGTTCCGCACCTACAGCGAAGCTTTGACTTTTCTGCCGGATGAAGACATTCCGGGAGCGGTTTGGTCAACCCAAAAGCCACTGTGGATGACAGACTGGACTCAAATTCGCGATGTCCTACTGCGACAGGAACTCGCTCTAGAGTGCGGCTTTAAAGTGGCCTTTGGCGTTCCGATCTTGGCGAACCCCCGCTGGAATTTAAGTAAAAATGTACCTTCTCTGGGGGAGAGGGAGAACGAGTCTTCTTCTGACTTACTTGCGGTTCTCGTTTTCTTTACCCTGGATTATCGCCTCGAAGATAAAAGCTTGCGAGACTTGGTGAAAGCGGCAGCCGCGCAATTGGGAACGATTCTCCAGCAGAAGAAGGCTCAAGCAGAAATGGAAGCCCTGTTTGCAGCGATGACGGATGTCGTAACCGTGCGCGATGTATCGGGACTGTGCCTAAATGCAATGCCGACGAAAGCAGAGAAGGCTTACCGACAGCCCCATGCTTTTGTCGGGCGCACGCTGCACGAAGAGTTTCCTCAAGAACAGGCAGATTTGATTTTGAATGCTATCCAACAAGCCGTTTCAACTCAAAAGGCAATTACGATTGAGTATAGCGTCCCTTTAAGCACGCGAGCGGTTTGGTTTGCGGATACGATTTCGCCCTTGTCGGAGGAGAGTGCAATTTTAGTCACGCGCGATATTAGCGATCGCAAAATTGCCGAAGAATCTTTGCGTTACGAACAGCAAAAGTCCGAGCAACTCTTGCTTAATATTTTGCCCGAATCGATCGCCCACCAACTCAAACACAATCCGGGCGCGATCGCGAAACACTTTGATGAAGTCAGTATTTTATTTGCCGATATTGTCGGCTTTACGCCGCTGTCGAGCCAACTCTCGCCGATTGAATTGGTCAATTTACTTAACGATATCTTTTCCAATTTCGATATCCTTGCCGAACGGTTTGGCTTAGAAAAAATTAAAACCATTGGTGATGCTTATATGGTAGCGGCAGGACTGCCTATTCCGCGACCCGATCACGCTGAAGCGATTGCAGACATGGCTCTCGCCATGCAGGATGCAATCTTGGCTTGCCCGAATCCGCTGGCTCGAAAGATTGAGATTCGCATCGGCATTAATAGCGGTGCTGCTGTTGCGGGGGTTATCGGGACTAAAAAGTTTATCTACGATTTGTGGGGAGATGCAGTTAATATTGCTTCGCGTATGGAATCTTGCGGAAAGCCGGGAAGAATTCAAATCACTGCGGCGACTTACGACAGAATTAAGCATAAATTTAAACTAGAAAAACGCGGCTCGATCTATGTTAAAGGCAAAGGAGAAATGATTACCTATTGGCTGTTAAATAATTGA